The genome window CATCCGCCGCCGGGTTCACCCGCAGCAGCGCCAGCGCCGCCTTGCTGCTGCGCTCCAGCAGCCACACCACCGGCGACGCCAGCCGCGCCACGCCCGCCATCGGCCGCGCCACCAGCATCGCCACCCGCTCCGGCGCCGACAGCGCGATCTGCTTCGGCACCAGTTCGCCGAGGATCAGCGAGGCGTAGGTGATCGCCCCCACCACCAGCGCCAGGGACAGCCCGTCCGCCACCGGCGCGAGCCACGGCAGCGCCGCCGCGATCGCCCCGGCGAGGTGCCCGCCGAGGCTCGCGCCCGAATACGCGCCCGCGAAAGTCCCCACCAGGGTGATGCCGATCTGCACCGCCGAGAGGAACCGCACCGGGTCCTCCGCCAGCGCCAGCGCCACGCGGGCGCGCCGGTCGCCCGCCACCGCGAGCGGCGCGAGGCGGGCCCGCCGCGCCGACACGATCGCGAGCTCGGACATCGCGAAACATCCGTTGAGCAACACCAGACCTGCGATCACGGCCAGTTCGAAAGCTATCGACATCGTCGGAAAGGATCCCGCAGCGTGCGCGAACGCCCCCGCGCGCGCCGACGGCGGGCGGACTTCACGGACGCGGACAATGAGGAACGCGCGCCCATGGGGCGGCGCGGAAGTGCGCAGGCGGCGCGACTGGGAGGCTCGGCGGCCTCGGCGGAAGGCATCGGCGGATATCTTCTGCAATGGCGGCGACACGTCGCCCGGAGCCCAAAACCATACCCGCGGCCGCGCCGAGGTCAAGCCCGCGCGCGGCGGCCACCCCGGTTTCACAAGAATTTTTTTCTATCCAGCACCCGCCGCGGGGGCTACACTCCCCGCGAATTCCATGAGCGAGCCCCGTCCCCCGTTCCCGTGTCACGAGCCATGCTGACGCTGCCGAATCTGTTGACCCTGGGCCGCATCGCGGCGATCCCCGCGCTGCTCGCGACCTTCTACTGGGATACCCCGGCGACCCGGTGGACCGCGTGCGCGATCTTCACCGCCGCCGCCGTCACCGATTTCTTCGACGGCTATCTCGCGCGCCGCTTCAATCAGGTCTCGGCGATCGGGCGCTTTCTCGACCCGATCGCCGACAAGCTCCTGGTCGCCGCGCTGCTGCTCTTCCTCGCCGCGTTCGAGCGCTTCTCCACCCTTGCGCTGATCCCCGCGGTGGTGATCCTCTGCCGCGAGATTCTCGTCTCCGGCCTGCGCGAATACCTCGCCGAAA of uncultured Alphaproteobacteria bacterium contains these proteins:
- the pgsA gene encoding phosphatidylglycerophosphate synthetase (Evidence 2a : Function of homologous gene experimentally demonstrated in an other organism; PubMedId : 1323047, 3003065, 381294, 7007311, 8917447; Product type e : enzyme), which encodes MLTLPNLLTLGRIAAIPALLATFYWDTPATRWTACAIFTAAAVTDFFDGYLARRFNQVSAIGRFLDPIADKLLVAALLLFLAAFERFSTLALIPAVVILCREILVSGLREYLAEIRIGMPVTPLAKWKTTVQLIALPVLIVGDGGLPGHAITLIGEILLWVAGLLTLITGYAYLKAGIAHMRAADEGRF